The following are encoded together in the Zingiber officinale cultivar Zhangliang chromosome 8A, Zo_v1.1, whole genome shotgun sequence genome:
- the LOC122012424 gene encoding eukaryotic initiation factor 4A-3, with product MAGLAPEGSQFDARQYDAKMSELLNADGQEFFTSYDEVYESFDDMGLQENLLRGIYAYGFEKPSAIQQRGIVPFCKGLDVIQQAQSGTGKTATFCSGILQQLDYGLVQCQALVLAPTRELAQQIEKVMRALGDYLGVKVHACVGGTSVREDQRILSSGVHVVVGTPGRVFDMLRRQSLRPDYIKMFVLDEADEMLSRGFKDQIYDIFQLLPSKIQVGVFSATMPPEALEITRKFMNQPVRILVKRDELTLEGIKQFYVNVEKEDWKLDTLCDLYETLAITQSVIFVNTRRKVDWLTDKMRSRDHTVSATHGDMDQNTRDIIMREFRSGSSRVLITTDLLARGIDVQQVSLVINYDLPTQPENYLHRIGRSGRFGRKGVAINFVTLDDERMLFDIQKFYNVVIEELPSNVADLI from the exons ATGGCCGGATTGGCACCCGAAGGATCACAGTTTGATGCTCGTCAATATGATGCAAAAATGAGTGAGCT GCTCAATGCTGATGGGCAGGAGTTCTTCACATCATATGATGAGGTTTATGAAAGCTTCGATGATATGGGACTTCAGGAGAATCTTCTTAGAGGCATATATGCCTACG GTTTTGAAAAGCCCTCTGCAATTCAGCAAAGAGGAATTGTTCCCTTTTGCAAGGGATTGGATGTTATCCAGCAAGCACAATCAGGAACAGGGAAAACTGCAACCTTCTGTTCTGGAATTTTACAGCAGCTTGACTATGGACTGGTTCAATGCCAAGCCTTGGTTCTTGCTCCAACTAGGGAATTGGCTCAACAAATTGAAAAGGTCATGCGAGCACTTGGTGATTATCTAGGTGTCAAAGTTCATGCTTGTGTTGGAGGAACAAGTGTTCGTGAGGATCAGCGTATTCTCTCAAGTGGGGTCCATGTTGTGGTTGGTACTCCAGGTCGTGTCTTTGATATGTTGAGGCGGCAGTCTCTTCGCCCAGATTATATCAAAATGTTCGTCTTGGATGAGGCTGATGAAATGCTTTCACGGGGCTTCAAGGATCAG ATATACGATATCTTCCAGCTACTTCCCTCGAAAATCCAGGTTGGGGTCTTTTCAGCCACAATGCCACCTGAGGCCCTTGAAATTACTAGGAAGTTCATGAATCAACCTGTCAGAATTCTTGTGAAGCGGGATGAACTTACCCTGGAGGGTATTAAGCAGTTCTATGTGAATGTTGAGAAGGAAGATTGGAAACTCGATACCCTTTGTGACCTTTATGAGACATTGGCCATCACTCAGAGTGTCATCTTTGTTAACACTCGACGCAAGGTGGACTGGCTGACCGACAAGATGAGGAGCAGGGATCATACTGTCTCGGCCACTCATGGTGACATGGACCAAAACACAAGGGACATTATCATGCGTGAATTCCGTTCCGGTTCATCTAGAGTACTCATCACAACCGACCTTCTTGCCCGTGGTATTGATGTCCAGCAAGTCTCACTGGTCATAAACTATGACCTACCGACTCAGCCAGAGAACTATCTCCACAGAATTGGGCGAAGTGGACGGTTTGGAAGAAAGGGTGTTGCCATAAACTTTGTTACCCTTGACGATGAGAGGATGCTGTTTGATATCCAGAAGTTCTATAACGTGGTGATTGAGGAGCTGCCTTCCAATGTTGCTGACCTGATCTGA